A genomic window from Streptomyces sp. NBC_01429 includes:
- a CDS encoding MarR family winged helix-turn-helix transcriptional regulator, producing the protein MPTSPHPTAPGVPGVPAPVPADIITIERSLTHISYLTNRVRQHERLMALAGVPLDRAAVALLRAVADSDALRPSELAGRLGVEASHITRQVQQLQKAGYVTRVPDPDDRRAQHIRLTPTGQDAVDRVREAGRRGMQSALGDWSPEELHQLATLFRRMVDDFLSGAEDDTPNGTGGHAGTPDPV; encoded by the coding sequence ATGCCCACCTCGCCACACCCCACCGCCCCCGGCGTTCCCGGCGTTCCCGCGCCCGTCCCGGCCGACATCATCACGATCGAGCGCTCCCTCACCCATATCTCCTACCTCACCAACCGGGTCCGCCAGCACGAGCGCCTGATGGCCCTGGCCGGCGTCCCGCTGGACCGCGCGGCCGTGGCGCTCCTGCGGGCGGTCGCCGACTCCGACGCGCTGCGCCCCAGCGAACTGGCCGGCCGGCTGGGCGTGGAGGCGTCCCACATCACCCGGCAGGTGCAGCAGCTCCAGAAGGCCGGATACGTCACCCGCGTCCCCGACCCCGACGACCGCCGCGCCCAGCACATCCGGCTCACCCCCACCGGCCAGGACGCCGTCGACCGCGTCCGTGAAGCCGGCCGCCGGGGCATGCAGAGCGCCCTCGGTGACTGGTCGCCCGAAGAACTCCACCAACTCGCCACCCTCTTCCGCCGCATGGTCGACGACTTCCTCAGCGGCGCGGAGGACGACACCCCCAACGGCACGGGCGGCCACGCCGGGACACCGGACCCCGTCTGA
- a CDS encoding response regulator transcription factor encodes MRVVIAEDHALLREGLVLLLSSAGHEVVAVVSSGPEVLPALLTHRPDVAVLDVRMPPGFRDEGLRAALAARAEIPGLPVLVLSQYVEESYAAELLGGGARGVGYLLKDRVGRVDEFLDALDRVTAGGTALDPEVVTELLTRRGDSPLDSLTPREGEVLKLMAEGHDNTTIARTLVITERAVSKHIGNVFLKLDLPPSDSGHRRVQAVLTYLNNVWGGSGPPR; translated from the coding sequence GTGCGTGTGGTGATCGCCGAGGACCATGCCCTGCTGCGGGAAGGGCTCGTCCTGCTGCTCTCCTCCGCGGGACACGAGGTGGTGGCCGTCGTGAGCAGCGGCCCCGAGGTGCTGCCCGCGCTGCTCACCCACCGCCCGGACGTCGCCGTACTCGATGTCCGGATGCCGCCGGGCTTCCGTGACGAGGGGCTGCGCGCCGCGCTCGCCGCGCGCGCGGAGATCCCCGGGCTGCCGGTGCTCGTCCTCTCGCAGTACGTCGAGGAGTCGTACGCCGCCGAGCTGCTGGGCGGCGGCGCGCGGGGCGTCGGCTATCTGCTGAAGGACCGGGTGGGCCGCGTCGACGAGTTCCTCGACGCGCTGGACCGGGTCACGGCCGGCGGTACGGCGCTGGACCCGGAGGTGGTGACCGAACTCCTCACCCGGCGCGGGGACTCGCCCCTGGACTCACTGACCCCGCGTGAGGGCGAGGTGCTCAAGCTGATGGCCGAGGGGCATGACAACACCACGATCGCCAGGACCCTGGTCATCACGGAACGGGCCGTCAGCAAGCACATCGGCAATGTCTTCCTGAAGCTGGATCTGCCCCCGAGCGACAGCGGCCACCGGAGGGTCCAGGCGGTGCTGACGTATCTGAACAACGTCTGGGGCGGGTCCGGGCCGCCGAGGTAG
- a CDS encoding aldo/keto reductase has product MRYTTFGHRTGLRVSEYALGTANFGTGWGAGAEPDEARRIFDRFAEAGGTFLDTADSYQFGESEELTGKFVSADRDHFVLATKFTLGAAPQPSVSRTGNSRKNLVASVEASLKRLGTDYIDLLWVHFPDQLTPIEEILRGLDDLVSSGKIHHAGLSNFPAWRVSRAVAVAELRNWAPVVGIQNEYSLVERTADRELLPMAESLGLGAALWSPLGGGLLTGKYRRGAEGRLTDLGAVIHTESTDQKTAAVDTVLAVAEETGVTPAQVSVAWVRERAARSAASLVPIIGPRSLTQLDSYLGALDVRLAPEQFTRLSEVSEVPLGVPHEAIARSLDGLQGGDSSRFITPAAPVA; this is encoded by the coding sequence ATGCGTTACACGACCTTCGGACACCGCACCGGGCTGCGCGTGTCCGAGTACGCGCTCGGCACCGCCAACTTCGGTACCGGCTGGGGCGCGGGCGCCGAGCCGGACGAGGCCCGCCGTATCTTCGACCGGTTCGCCGAAGCGGGCGGCACCTTCCTCGACACCGCGGACTCCTACCAGTTCGGCGAGTCGGAGGAGCTGACGGGGAAATTCGTCTCCGCCGACCGGGACCACTTCGTCCTGGCCACCAAGTTCACCCTCGGGGCCGCGCCGCAGCCGAGCGTCTCCAGGACGGGCAACAGCCGCAAGAACCTGGTCGCCTCCGTCGAGGCCAGCCTGAAGCGCCTGGGCACCGACTACATCGACCTGCTCTGGGTGCACTTCCCCGACCAGCTCACCCCCATCGAGGAGATCCTGCGCGGACTCGACGACCTGGTGAGTTCCGGCAAGATCCACCACGCCGGCCTGTCCAACTTCCCCGCCTGGCGCGTCTCCCGGGCCGTGGCCGTCGCGGAGCTGCGGAACTGGGCTCCCGTCGTGGGCATCCAGAACGAGTACAGCCTCGTCGAGCGGACCGCCGACCGCGAGCTGCTGCCGATGGCCGAGAGCCTCGGACTCGGCGCCGCCCTGTGGTCCCCGCTCGGCGGCGGACTGCTCACCGGAAAGTACCGTCGCGGCGCCGAAGGCCGGCTGACCGACCTGGGCGCCGTCATCCACACCGAGAGCACCGACCAGAAGACCGCCGCCGTCGACACCGTTCTGGCCGTCGCCGAGGAGACCGGCGTGACGCCCGCCCAGGTGTCGGTGGCCTGGGTACGGGAGCGGGCCGCCCGGTCCGCGGCCTCGCTCGTCCCGATCATCGGGCCGCGCAGCCTCACCCAGCTCGACAGCTACCTGGGCGCTCTCGACGTCCGGCTGGCGCCCGAGCAGTTCACCCGCCTGTCCGAAGTCAGCGAGGTGCCGCTCGGAGTTCCCCACGAGGCGATCGCCCGCTCCCTGGACGGCCTCCAGGGCGGCGACTCCAGCCGCTTCATCACCCCGGCCGCACCGGTGGCCTGA
- a CDS encoding SDR family oxidoreductase: MELKDAVAVVTGANRGLGRHLATQLVERGAKVYAAARRPETVDLPGVTPLRLDITDEESIRAAVRTASDATLLVNNAGISTATPLIAGETAAVRQEMETNFFGPLAVTRAFAPVIEGNGGGAVLNVLSVLSWLHPAGLGSYAAAKAAAWALTDAAREELAPRGITVSALHVGYMDTDMAAGVPADQKADPADVAAQALYGIETGLPEILADETTRYVRQSLAASPNAT; the protein is encoded by the coding sequence ATGGAACTGAAGGACGCGGTAGCGGTGGTCACCGGAGCCAACCGGGGGCTCGGGCGGCATCTGGCCACCCAGCTCGTGGAGCGCGGGGCGAAGGTCTACGCGGCGGCCCGCCGTCCCGAGACGGTGGACCTGCCGGGCGTCACCCCGCTGCGGCTGGACATAACGGACGAGGAGTCGATCCGGGCCGCGGTCCGCACGGCCTCCGACGCGACGCTGCTGGTGAACAACGCGGGCATCTCCACCGCCACGCCGCTGATCGCGGGCGAAACAGCCGCCGTGCGCCAGGAGATGGAGACGAACTTCTTCGGCCCGCTCGCCGTGACACGGGCCTTCGCCCCCGTCATCGAGGGCAACGGCGGCGGCGCCGTGCTCAACGTCCTGTCCGTCCTGTCCTGGCTGCACCCGGCCGGCCTCGGGTCCTACGCGGCGGCCAAGGCCGCGGCATGGGCGCTGACCGACGCGGCCCGGGAGGAGCTGGCGCCCCGCGGCATCACCGTCTCGGCGCTGCACGTCGGATACATGGACACCGACATGGCCGCGGGCGTCCCCGCCGACCAGAAGGCCGACCCGGCCGATGTCGCCGCACAGGCCCTGTACGGCATCGAGACGGGCCTGCCCGAGATCCTCGCCGACGAGACCACCCGGTACGTCAGGCAGAGCCTGGCCGCCTCGCCGAACGCGACGTGA
- a CDS encoding TetR/AcrR family transcriptional regulator, which yields MGRVSRAQAEENRQRVVATASRLFREQGTHVSVADLMKASGLTHGGFYKQFASKEALVDEATAHAFGELAQRHKDGLERHAGQGPAAQRAVIDAYLSVEHRDGAADGCPVAALVTDMAREPGDREARRVYTEGVGDFAGWLATEGEGEGGDGITRLCTMLGALVLARATTGSPLSEEILAAARAALTAGTSPEGDA from the coding sequence ATGGGCCGCGTATCGCGGGCGCAGGCGGAGGAGAACCGCCAACGGGTCGTGGCAACCGCCTCCCGCCTCTTCCGGGAGCAGGGCACCCACGTCAGCGTCGCCGACCTGATGAAGGCGTCCGGTCTGACCCACGGCGGCTTCTACAAGCAGTTCGCCTCCAAAGAGGCGCTCGTCGACGAGGCCACCGCCCACGCGTTCGGCGAACTCGCCCAGCGCCACAAGGACGGACTGGAGCGGCATGCCGGACAGGGCCCCGCCGCCCAGCGGGCTGTGATCGACGCCTACCTCTCCGTCGAGCACCGCGACGGCGCGGCGGACGGCTGCCCCGTCGCCGCGCTCGTCACCGACATGGCGCGCGAACCGGGAGACCGCGAGGCCCGCCGCGTCTACACCGAGGGAGTGGGCGACTTCGCCGGGTGGCTCGCCACCGAGGGCGAGGGCGAGGGCGGGGACGGCATCACCCGGCTGTGCACCATGCTCGGCGCGCTCGTCCTGGCCCGCGCCACCACGGGCTCCCCGCTCTCCGAGGAGATCCTCGCCGCCGCGCGCGCGGCCCTGACGGCGGGGACCTCTCCGGAGGGGGACGCGTAG
- a CDS encoding ferredoxin produces MRVELDEPKCVAAGQCVMAAPDVFDQRDEDGVAIVLNEHPGAELHEEVREAAAICPAAAIRLVEK; encoded by the coding sequence ATGCGTGTGGAACTGGACGAGCCGAAATGCGTGGCGGCGGGACAGTGCGTCATGGCCGCCCCCGACGTCTTCGACCAGCGCGACGAGGACGGTGTCGCCATCGTGCTGAACGAGCACCCCGGCGCCGAACTGCACGAGGAAGTACGTGAGGCCGCGGCCATCTGTCCGGCGGCGGCGATCCGGCTGGTCGAGAAGTAG
- a CDS encoding NADP-dependent oxidoreductase, with the protein MKAFMIERYGDQAGVRAGQVPDPRVGPDDVLVRIHAASVNPLDLKLRDGDFKAILPYRLPLVLGNDLAGVVIRVGPAVTRFAVGDEVYARPGKDRIGTFAELIAVHQDDVAVKPATLTMEEAASLPLVALTAWQALVERAQVRPGQKVLVHAGAGGVGTIAVQLAKQLGAYVAATASTAKADLVKGLGADVVIDYKRQDFETVLDGYDVVLDTVGGETLKKSPRVLKPGGKIISIAGPPDAAFARELGAHAILRLAMSALSFTTRRRAGRRAVTYSFLFMKADGDQLRRLAPLIDAGKIRPVVDRVFPFDRTPEALRYVEEGRAKAGKVVIAMT; encoded by the coding sequence ATGAAGGCCTTCATGATCGAGCGGTACGGCGACCAGGCCGGCGTGCGCGCCGGCCAGGTGCCCGACCCGCGGGTGGGCCCCGACGACGTCCTGGTCCGGATCCACGCGGCGAGCGTCAATCCGCTGGACCTCAAGCTCCGCGACGGGGACTTCAAGGCGATCCTTCCGTACCGTCTCCCGCTCGTCCTCGGCAATGACCTCGCCGGGGTGGTGATCCGGGTGGGACCGGCCGTCACCCGGTTCGCGGTGGGCGACGAGGTCTACGCGCGGCCCGGCAAGGACCGCATCGGCACCTTCGCCGAACTCATCGCCGTCCACCAGGACGACGTGGCGGTCAAACCGGCCACGCTCACCATGGAGGAGGCCGCGTCCCTCCCCCTGGTCGCCCTGACCGCGTGGCAGGCGCTGGTCGAACGGGCACAGGTGCGGCCGGGGCAGAAGGTCCTCGTCCACGCGGGCGCAGGCGGCGTCGGCACGATCGCCGTCCAGCTGGCCAAGCAGCTGGGCGCGTACGTGGCCGCCACCGCGAGCACCGCAAAGGCCGACCTGGTGAAGGGGCTCGGCGCTGACGTCGTCATCGACTACAAGCGGCAGGATTTCGAGACGGTCCTCGACGGCTACGACGTCGTCCTGGACACCGTCGGCGGCGAGACGCTCAAGAAGTCCCCGCGGGTGCTCAAGCCCGGCGGGAAGATCATCAGCATCGCGGGCCCGCCCGACGCGGCCTTCGCCCGCGAGCTGGGCGCGCACGCGATCCTCCGGCTGGCGATGAGCGCGCTGAGCTTCACCACCCGGCGCCGCGCCGGGCGCCGCGCCGTGACGTACTCGTTCCTGTTCATGAAGGCCGACGGCGACCAGCTGCGCCGGCTCGCCCCGCTCATCGACGCCGGGAAGATCCGTCCCGTCGTCGACCGCGTCTTCCCCTTCGACCGGACCCCGGAGGCCCTGCGGTACGTTGAGGAGGGCCGCGCGAAGGCGGGCAAGGTCGTCATCGCGATGACGTGA
- a CDS encoding glycosyltransferase family 39 protein, which translates to MVLALWSDARGKSAHTLLSARWDALWYVRIVEHGYGFEVAANDGRTLSSKAFFPLFPWLERAVAAVLPVDHADAGLIISAVCSVLAAAGMFFLVDDVYGPRAALLTVTLWAALPVGIVQSMAYSESLFTALAVWALHLTRARWWPAAGALALLAGLARPVGLAVAVALWVAVGYGCSVERRRPRGSEVVGALLAPLGFLSFFLWVGFTTGSPWGYFRVQGGWGNGFDGGIAFARFIGGLLTGPAFAAGVLLLIGIGLLGRVYWQGFKEFDGRPAIPLPVQVYTGGIVLLALCSSGYFGSKPRLLLPAFALLIPGAAWLAKRPPALSAAAVTLLAVSSALYGAYWLNGSGPP; encoded by the coding sequence GTGGTGCTGGCCCTGTGGTCCGACGCCCGCGGCAAAAGCGCGCACACGCTGCTGTCCGCCCGCTGGGACGCGCTCTGGTACGTACGGATCGTCGAACACGGTTACGGGTTCGAAGTCGCGGCGAACGACGGCCGCACACTGTCGAGCAAGGCGTTCTTCCCGCTGTTCCCCTGGCTGGAGCGCGCCGTGGCGGCCGTCCTCCCGGTGGACCACGCCGACGCCGGACTGATCATCAGCGCGGTCTGTTCGGTACTGGCCGCCGCCGGGATGTTCTTCCTGGTCGACGACGTGTACGGGCCGCGCGCCGCCCTTCTCACCGTGACCCTCTGGGCGGCCCTGCCCGTCGGCATCGTCCAGTCCATGGCGTACAGCGAGTCCCTCTTCACGGCGCTGGCCGTATGGGCGCTCCATCTCACCCGCGCGCGATGGTGGCCCGCCGCCGGTGCGCTGGCCCTGCTCGCCGGGCTCGCCCGGCCCGTCGGACTGGCCGTCGCCGTCGCCCTGTGGGTCGCGGTGGGATACGGGTGCTCCGTGGAGCGCAGGCGCCCGCGCGGCTCCGAGGTGGTGGGCGCGCTGCTGGCCCCGCTGGGATTTCTCTCCTTCTTCCTCTGGGTGGGCTTCACCACCGGAAGCCCGTGGGGCTATTTCCGTGTCCAAGGGGGCTGGGGCAACGGATTCGACGGTGGCATCGCCTTCGCGCGGTTCATCGGCGGCCTGCTGACGGGACCCGCCTTCGCCGCCGGGGTGCTGCTGCTGATCGGAATCGGGCTGCTCGGCCGCGTCTACTGGCAGGGGTTCAAGGAGTTCGACGGCCGGCCCGCCATTCCGCTGCCGGTTCAGGTCTACACCGGCGGCATCGTGCTGCTCGCGCTCTGCTCGTCCGGCTATTTCGGCTCGAAGCCCCGGCTTCTGCTGCCGGCCTTCGCCCTGCTCATCCCGGGCGCGGCCTGGCTCGCGAAACGCCCGCCCGCGCTGTCCGCCGCCGCCGTCACCCTCCTCGCGGTCTCCTCCGCGCTGTACGGCGCCTACTGGCTCAACGGCTCGGGGCCGCCGTGA
- a CDS encoding sensor histidine kinase: MGKTVRRAGRATAQLAMAAALAFGSYLFITVLLFTAVATLAVVGAGLLPETVLLIRRMAGAKRRRVAGWTGREIPEAYLPVTGSLRARLRTVTHDPGTYADLRWMVAHYGYGVLVCLPLLLLWPLGLLVDGAWCGLLRRRAVVLPLISRLADLDAAWSTALLKPSPKARLVERVEELTETRAGAIAAHGAELRRIERDLHDGTQARLVSLSMRIGLAKRAYDRDPAAARQLLDDAQDQAEEALTELRHVVRGIHPPILTDRGLAGAVRALAASSGLDVTVSAEGLSDSGHGPRAPAAVEAAAYFVVAETLTNAAKHSGSDRAEVRLARTDTALRVRVRDEGRGGADETGGTGLVGLRRRVAALDGTVAVTSPAGGPTVIEVELPCVW, from the coding sequence ATGGGGAAGACGGTGCGGCGGGCGGGGCGGGCCACGGCCCAGCTCGCCATGGCCGCGGCGCTGGCCTTCGGCTCGTACCTCTTCATCACCGTGCTGCTGTTCACGGCCGTCGCCACGCTCGCCGTGGTCGGCGCCGGGCTGCTGCCCGAGACGGTGCTGCTGATCCGGCGCATGGCCGGGGCCAAGCGGCGCCGCGTCGCCGGGTGGACGGGACGGGAGATCCCGGAGGCGTATCTGCCGGTCACGGGCTCGCTCCGGGCGCGGCTGCGCACGGTCACCCACGACCCCGGCACCTACGCCGACCTGCGCTGGATGGTCGCCCACTACGGCTACGGCGTCCTCGTCTGCCTGCCGCTCCTGCTGCTGTGGCCCCTGGGGCTGCTGGTCGACGGCGCGTGGTGCGGGCTGCTGCGCCGGCGGGCCGTCGTGCTCCCGCTGATCAGCCGGCTCGCCGACCTCGACGCCGCCTGGTCGACCGCCCTGCTCAAGCCCTCGCCCAAGGCCCGGCTCGTCGAGCGCGTCGAGGAGCTGACCGAGACCCGGGCGGGCGCGATCGCCGCGCACGGCGCCGAACTGCGCCGTATCGAACGGGACCTGCACGACGGTACGCAGGCCAGGCTGGTGTCGCTCTCCATGCGGATCGGGCTGGCGAAGCGCGCGTACGACCGCGACCCGGCCGCCGCGCGCCAACTGCTCGACGACGCGCAGGACCAGGCCGAGGAGGCGCTGACCGAGCTGCGGCACGTCGTGCGCGGCATCCATCCGCCGATCCTCACCGACCGGGGTCTCGCCGGAGCCGTACGGGCCCTCGCCGCGAGCAGCGGGCTCGACGTGACCGTGAGCGCGGAAGGGCTGAGCGACTCGGGGCACGGCCCGCGCGCCCCGGCGGCCGTCGAGGCCGCCGCGTACTTCGTCGTCGCCGAGACCCTCACGAACGCCGCGAAGCACAGCGGATCCGACCGCGCCGAGGTCCGGCTCGCGCGTACGGACACGGCGTTGCGCGTGCGGGTGCGCGACGAGGGCCGGGGCGGCGCCGACGAGACCGGCGGCACCGGTCTGGTGGGCCTGCGCCGCCGGGTCGCCGCGCTCGACGGCACCGTCGCCGTCACCAGCCCCGCCGGGGGACCTACCGTCATCGAAGTGGAGCTGCCGTGCGTGTGGTGA
- a CDS encoding TetR/AcrR family transcriptional regulator, which translates to MAGGTVRAEQVSATRELILTAAERLFAERGVYAVSNRQVSEAAGQGNNAAVGYHFGTKADLVRAIARKYAEQIEQARERRLAEAGDSTDVRVWVSCLVHPITDHLEALGSPTWYGRFCAQAMTDPALRDSMVEESLTSPALQRIVDGFNRALPELPAEAQAERGMMSRQLILHMCAEREAALADGTGTVRPSWRQAADGLVDALVGLWLAPITGGAAAGARPRS; encoded by the coding sequence AACAGGTCAGCGCGACGCGGGAGCTGATCCTGACCGCGGCGGAGCGGCTGTTCGCTGAGCGCGGGGTGTACGCGGTGTCCAACCGCCAGGTCAGCGAGGCGGCCGGGCAGGGCAACAACGCGGCGGTCGGCTACCACTTCGGCACCAAGGCCGATCTGGTGCGGGCCATCGCCCGTAAGTACGCCGAGCAGATCGAACAGGCACGGGAACGGCGGCTGGCCGAGGCCGGCGACTCCACCGACGTGCGGGTCTGGGTGTCGTGTCTGGTGCACCCGATCACGGACCACTTGGAGGCGCTGGGCAGCCCCACCTGGTACGGCCGGTTCTGCGCGCAGGCGATGACCGATCCCGCGCTGCGCGACAGCATGGTCGAGGAGTCACTCACGTCCCCCGCGCTCCAGCGGATCGTGGACGGCTTCAACCGCGCCCTGCCGGAGCTGCCGGCCGAGGCGCAGGCCGAGCGCGGGATGATGTCGCGCCAGCTGATCCTGCACATGTGCGCCGAGCGGGAAGCCGCGCTGGCCGACGGTACGGGCACGGTCCGCCCTTCCTGGCGGCAGGCGGCCGACGGCCTGGTCGACGCGCTGGTCGGGCTCTGGCTGGCGCCCATCACCGGCGGCGCCGCGGCCGGGGCACGCCCCAGGTCCTGA
- a CDS encoding response regulator transcription factor, which yields MYGKISEKPRYGNADEKPAPPRGDGRRVLIVGDDPPTVELLSTTMELAGYRIATAGSGPEALTRLVEHPADLVVVDMAMSDLRHFSGYPRLPVADRPPLLFLTACESLDSLVPGLGPGAADYVVKPFRVAEVLARAQTLLRARQYEDRRTSAPRFGDLTLDDHTCRARRGGRTLDLTPAEYRLLRHLLLNAEQVLSKEQICRHVWGEDRADNAIEKLVSRLRRKVNQEDPPLIHTRKGFGYWLGL from the coding sequence ATGTACGGGAAAATCAGCGAGAAACCCAGGTACGGGAACGCCGACGAGAAGCCCGCCCCGCCCCGTGGCGACGGGCGGCGCGTCCTGATCGTCGGCGACGACCCCCCCACCGTCGAACTCCTCTCCACCACCATGGAACTGGCCGGTTACCGCATCGCCACCGCCGGCTCCGGCCCCGAGGCGCTCACCCGCCTCGTCGAGCACCCGGCCGATCTCGTCGTCGTCGACATGGCGATGAGCGACCTCAGACACTTCTCCGGCTACCCCCGGCTCCCCGTCGCCGACCGGCCGCCCCTGCTCTTCCTCACCGCCTGCGAATCCCTCGACAGCCTCGTCCCGGGACTCGGCCCCGGCGCCGCCGACTACGTCGTCAAACCCTTTCGCGTCGCCGAGGTCCTCGCCCGGGCCCAGACGCTCCTGCGCGCCCGCCAGTACGAGGACCGGCGCACCTCGGCCCCCCGCTTCGGCGATCTCACCCTGGACGACCACACCTGCCGCGCGCGTCGCGGCGGCCGCACCCTCGACCTCACCCCCGCCGAGTACCGCCTCCTGCGCCATCTGCTGCTCAACGCCGAACAGGTCCTCTCCAAGGAGCAGATCTGCCGGCACGTCTGGGGCGAGGACCGTGCCGACAACGCGATCGAGAAGCTCGTCTCCCGCCTGCGCCGCAAGGTCAACCAGGAGGACCCGCCCCTGATCCACACCCGCAAGGGCTTCGGCTACTGGCTCGGACTCTGA